The Rhodothermus marinus DSM 4252 DNA segment GTTATCGCGCCAGTCATCGAGCAATCCTTCGAGGAGGCGGGTCAGGCTGGCGACGGCCTCGGGCACGGCGCCGATGCTGGCGGCCGCCATCTGCAGGTTCAGGTTGGCGTCGAGCGTGAAGTCGCCGGACCAGGGCGGCCGCCATTCGCCCGTCCAGAGCGCCACCAGGTTGGGCGGCCAGTGGCCGCAGGAGCTGATCAGTACGTAGCGGCCCATGTCGAAGAGTTTTTCGAGCAGCGCCGGCAGGATGGTCTCGTGGGTCTGCTGTTCGGCCAGGAGCGTTTCGCTGCTTTTCCGGCGGTCGTCGCCGGCTTCGAGGTCCAGCTTCATGCGGCGAAACAGCGCGCCGTGCGCCGCGGCGTGGGGCGCAAACAGCAGGTCGTAGTCGGCCGGAAAGGCGGCCAGCGCCGCCTGTTCTTCCGCCAGGCGCGAGGCGGCCACGTCGTCGAGCGTCCACACGCGGGCCAGCAGCAGCACGCGCCGGGCACCTCGGACGTGCAGGCGGCCGTCGCGAACGGTCTGCGTGCCCCCTTCGGCCTCCACGCGCACGAGCCCCTCGTAGCCGCGGCGTGTGTGCACGTAGGCGCAGCGGTAGCTCAGCCAGCCAGGCGCAGCCGTGATCTCGGGCGGGTGATAGCCCTCGCGCTGTTCGGGCGGACGCACGTCCTGCACCTCCAGGTGCAGGGTCAGGTCCGGAAGCGGTCCGGCCTCGGCCGATAGCTCCAGCACGACGACGCCGTCGGTGCGCGAGACGAAGGCCCGCCGCGTGTAGGTGTCGGTCGCCGTGCGCCAGAAGACGCCGATCTCGCCGGTGTCGAAGGCCGTGCGGCGCAGGTACTCGGTGGGCGTCTCCGTCGGCATTTCCAGCACGAGGGCGAAGGCCGGATGGTAGGGATCGGTCCAGAGCAATCCCGGCCAGCCCTCGCGCTGGGCCATTTCGAGCGAGTAGGCCACGGCCTCGCGGTAACGGCCTTCGAGCATGAGGGCGCGAATGCGGGGCAGGTAGGGCGCCAGATTGGGCGGGGGGACGCGCTCGTCGCGCAGCGGTTCGTAGAGCAGTTCGTGGTTGAAGATGATCCGCTCGTTCAGCGGATCGCCGTAGACCAGGATGCCCAGCGTGCCGTTGCCGGCCACGAGCGCTTCTTCCCAGCGGGCGGCCGGTTGCAGGCTGTACATGCCCCGCTCGGGGATGCGGGCTTCGACGAAGGGCGAACTCGAAGCCGACGGCTGCGCCAGCGCCCGGCGCAGCCAGTAGGGCCCGGCCGCCAGCGCCAGCCCCATGCCTTTCATAAAATCACGACGATCCATGGCCGTCAAAGAAAAGCTGTGTTCTGTAAGACAGCCTCTGATCCTGAAGACCCTATTGAGGAGTTCAGAGCCATCGGAAGAGTTCATGCGTACCATGGGCGAAAGGATCGTGTCATAGACGATGTGCCAATCAGCGGTTTTAGCACGCCGTGGTTTGTTCGGTCGAACATAAGGACAAAGTTTTCGATCCGTTTGGGGCTTGACTTAGAAAAGGTGTTGTTCTGATTATACCGCCTGCAAGTCGCCACGACGACACATGAAAAAGCTGCGGTGGAAGTGGTCGAGTCTCTGGATGGCGGGGCTGTTACTGGCCGCCTGCTCGCTTTTCGAGCCGGAAAAAAAGACGCGTTTTGACTACGGGGGAGACCCTCTGCCCGGCACCGAGAACCTGTACAATCTACGTTTATCCCCGGACGGCGAATGGGTGGCGCTGATCCGGGCCTATACGCCGGAACGGCTCGATCCGCCCAATCAACTCTGGCTGGTCCATCGCGATGGTCGGAAGATGCGTTTTCTGGGACCCAGCATCGGTAGTGCCGACTGGTCGCCGGATGGTAAACGGCTCGCATTGACTTACGAGCCAGGGCTTTGCTGTGATGTTCATGTGGTGACGCTGGATCTGGAAAGTGGCCAGGTGGTGGTCTGGACGGGAGCCGATACGTTGCTGCTGTCGCATCCGACCGCCTCGTTTCCGCACTGGTTCCAGGACGGCCAACGACTGCTGGTTTCTGTTATCGGAAAGGCATACGGCCAGCTTTACGAGACAGGCATCTACGTCTTAAACCTCGTACACCGACAGGTGGAAGGCCCCCTGGTTAAGTCGATGGTAGGGGCTCAATTAGGCGGGCGGGATCGTTTTGCGGTGGGGATTATGCCGCAGCCGCAGGGGAGGGTCTACCGGGAGAACGCCGTGCGATATGAATTTGCCACGGGCGCGTTGACGGTGTTGACGGATTTTGGTCCAGAAGAAGCCTATCGATTTGCAGTGTCACCCAGCCCGGTGGAAGACCTGATCGTGCTGGAGCGGCGCGTGGAGGGTGTGCCACAGCTTTTTCTGATGGACGGAAAGGGGCGCATCCTGCGACAATTGACCGAGCGGGGCGGCCACAACCCGCGCTGGAGCTATGATGGGCGGGCCGTGTTGTTTTTGCGGGATGTGGAGGCGGGTCCGGGGGCCCGGAATGTGCCCTTCGTGTACTGGTTGGACGAGGACCGTGAGGAGCCGCTCTGGCCGATGTTGCCGGACTCGGTGCCGGCGTTTCCTGTGCTGGACACGTTGCTTGCCGGGTGCATGCTCTGTGGAAAACTCCCGTAAAAGTAAAACAGAAGATGTCATGTACCGAGGCTACAACCTGGGGTTCAAAAAATTTCGAGGGACATGGGCTTTCGCGCAATCCAGTTTGGCGGCTTTCAGCGAAAAGGCAGGCATGGCCAGCTCCTGTAGGCGTTCGATAGAAATCAGACGGGCGGGTCCCGGTGCCTGCGTAAGGTCGCGCGAGAACATGCGCTTTCTGGTTTGAAATAGCCAACCAGAAAGCGCAGTTTCCCGAAAGCGTGGGCTATCCTGGCTCTATGCGTAACAGTCGGGCGCCGAAGCCTCACCGCTCGCGCCAGTTGATCTCGGGCTCGGGTCTGTTTTCGAGAATGGCTTCGATGCGCTCCATGACCTCGGGCGTCAGGCGCCGGGCCACCTCCAGCGCTTTCATGTTTTCCCGTACCTGCTCGGGCCGCGAGGCGCCCGTGATGACCGTGCTCACATTCGGATTCTTCAGGCACCAGGCGATGGCCAGTTGCGCCATCGTGCAGCCCAGCTCTTCGGCGATCGGCATGAGCCGGCGCACCTTTTCGATCTGGCGCCGTCCTTCTTCGCTTTCCAGCCGTTTGCGCAGCCACTCGTAGCCCGGCAGGCTCATGCGGCTTCCTTCGGGAATGCCCTCGTTATACTTGCCCGTCAGGATGCCGCTGGCCAGCGGGCTCCAGGTGGTCAGCCCCAGCTCGTAGTCGCGGTAAAGCGGCGCGTACTCACGCTCGACGCGTACGCGGTGGAACATGTTATACTGGGGCTGCTCCATGGTGGGCGGAATCAAATGCTCGCGGCGGGCAAACTCGTAGGCGTAGCGGATCTGCTCGGCGCTCCATTCGCTCGTGCCCCAGTAGAAGGCCCAGCCCTGATCCAGCACGTAGTTCATGGCCCAGACCGTCTCCTCGATGGGCGTCTCCGGATCGGGCCGGTGGCAGAAGATCAGGTCCACGTAGTCGAGCTGAAGCCGCTCCAGCGCCGCCTTCGTGCCTTCGATGATGTGCTTGCGCGACAGGCCCACGTCGTTCGGCCCTTTGCCGCCCCAGAAGATCTTCGTGGAAATGACCAGGTCCGAGCGCTTCCAGCCGGAGCGCTTCAGGATGTTGCCCATCATGATCTCGGCCTTGCCGCCGGCGTAGGCCTCGGCGTTGTCGAAGAAGTTCACGCCGGCCTCGTAGGCGGCGTGCATGCACTCCTCGGCCAGCCCCTCATCGATCTGATCGCCGAACGTCACCCATGCGCCGTAGGACAGCGCCGACACTTTCAGCCCGGAACGTCCCAGATGCCGGTATTCCATCGTCCTGATCCTCGGGTTGGTGAACCGAAACGAACCCGCCGATCAGTTTGCAACGGCGCGGCCGTTTATGCAACCCCGTCGGCGTGCGTCGGGGCATTTGTAACGGCAAGTTCAAGAAGCGAACGGAGCGTCTGGAGCAGGCGTCGGCGGATCGGTTGCGCTTCGCGATAGAACTGCTCCTGCAATGCACGGTAGCGACGGCGTCCCTCGGGCGTCTCGATGGGAATGGGCTCCAGGCCGTAAGCCCGCAGGTCGTAGGGACTGGCCTGCATGTCGAGCGTACGGATGCGACAGGCCAGCAGGAAGGCGTCGGCGATCAGATCGCTACCCACCCAGGGGTAGAACTTGTAGGCCCAGCGGTAGAGGTCCATGTTGGCGTGCAGGCAACCGGGCTGCTCCAGCTCGTGGATGGTGTCGCGGGTAGGCTGAAAGCGGTTGAGCGGACGCGCCGCCTCGGTGAAGAAGCGAAAGGCGTCGAAGTGCGTGCAGGTGATGGGGTGCGATTCGACGAAGGCGGCCAACGTGTCCGGGTCCATGCGCAGGGGTACGTGTGCGTGGCGCGGACGCTCGGTGCGGTAGACCATGGCCCACTCGTGCATGCCGCAGCAGCCCAGATGAGGCCGGCGGGCGGCCGTCCGCTCCAGCAGCGTCACCACCCAGCGCAGCGACGGAATGCGATGGGCGGGAAAGCGGGCGGGATCGACGGTGACGCCCTCCGGCGTTTCGACGAAGTCCGGGTCTTCCAGCCACCGGCGGGCGTCGGTGCCCTGCACGGCCACGCCCAGCCCCGGCCGCCACCGCAGCAGTCGGCTCGGCCGAAACGTGTAGTACTCGAACAGAAAGTCCATCACCGGCTGCTTTTCGCCCCGGCGCCGGGCGGCCAGGTACGGATCGAGCACCGGACGCAGCCGCGCCTCGTGCGCCGCCGCCCGCGCACGGGCTTCCGCTTCGCTCAGCACGGTGTGGATGGGAAGTTCGGCCATCGGCGGTTGGGTCGGCTGCATACCAGCGCGTGGCGCGCCGTCGTTTTAAAAAACCGAACCCGCTTCGGATCCCGGCGTTGCTTTTTGCAGGGCGTCCCCGTTCACGAAGAAACCGTTGCGCTCATGAAACGCGTGTTCCGAGCCCTTTTGCTTTCGGCGCTGGCTACCGGCGCCTTTGCGTGGGTGCTGTCGCGTCTGCACCCGCGGCCGGAGCCGGCCACCGTTCGGCCCGGCGAGGTCGACGCCGACGAACTCCCGCCCGAAGCTCAGGAACGGCTGCTGGAAGAGCTGGACCGCTTGCTGTAGGCCCCAGACCGGCGTACTTTTGTACGAAACGATTCGTACCTTTCTCTCCGGCGGCGTAACCGCCACCGGATGCGCTTCGTAAAGGAGCTTCGATCAAACCAGACCACCAACCGCCATGAACCTGCTACGACGCCTTTCGGCCGGCCTGTTGCTTCTGCTCTGCACGATGCCGGCCCTTGCCCAGACCGAGGAGGCGACGGACCTTCCCGTCGAGATTCCCTACGAGAAATTCGTGCTCGACAACGGGCTGACGCTCATCGTCAGCCCGGACCATAAGGCGCCCATCGTGGCCGTCAACATCTGGTACCATGTCGGTTCGAAGAACGAAAAGCCGGGGCGCACGGGCTTTGCCCACCTGTTCGAGCACCTGATGTTCAACGGATCGGAGCATTTCAACGACGACTGGTTCCAGGCGCTCGAGCGCGTGGGGGCCACCGACCTGAACGGCACCACGAACCGCGACCGCACGAACTACTTCCAGACGGTGCCCGTCAACGCGCTCGATCTGGTGCTCTGGCTCGAGTCGGACCGCATGGGCCATCTGCTGGGCGCCATCGACCAGGCCAAACTCGACGAGCAGCGCGGCGTGGTCCAGAACGAAAAACGCCAGGGCGAAAACCAGCCCTACGGTAAGGTCTGGAATATCATCGCCGAACACACCTACCCCGAGGGGCACCCCTACTCGTGGCCGGTGATCGGCTACATGGAAGATCTGGACGCGGCCACGCTGGAGGACGTGCACGAGTGGTTCAAGACCTACTACGGCCCCAACAACGCCACCATCGTCATTGCGGGCGACATCGACCCGCAGACGGCCCTGGAGAAGGTGAAAAAGTACTTCGGATCGATCCCACCGGGGCCGCCGCTGGCCAAACCCAAAGCCTGGGTGGCCAAGCGCACGGGCGAGCAGCGCATGACGATGGAAGACCGCGTCCCGCAGGCGCGGCTCTATAAGGTCTGGAACGTGCCGGAGTGGGGCCATCCGGAGCGGGATTACCTGGACCTGGCCGCCGACGTGCTCGCCAGCGGCAAGACCTCGCGCCTCTACCGCCGGCTCGTCTACACGGACCAGATCGCCACGGACGTCAATGCGTTCGTCTACACCGGCGAGATCGGCAGCCAGTTCATGATCATCGCCACGGCCAGGCCCGGCGTGCCGCTGGAGAAGGTGGAGCAGGCCGTCGATGAAGAGCTGGCGCGCTTCCTGCAGGAAGGACCCACCGCCGACGAGCTGGAGCGGGTGAAGGCCGATTTCATCGCCGGCTTTATCCGGGGCGTGGAGCGCATCGGCGGCTTCGGCGGCAAGAGCGACATCCTGGCGCAGTACGAGGTCTATGGCGGCGATCCCGGTCTTTACAAGGTGACGCTCCGGCGCATGCAGCAGGCCACGCCCGCGCAGGTGCTGGAGGCCGCCCGCAAGTGGCTCAGCGACGGCGTCTTCGTGCTGGAGGTGCACCCCTATCCGAAACTCCAGGCCAGCGGCGAAGACGTAGACCGTTCGCAGCTTCCGCCGGTGGGCACGCCGCCCGAAGTGTCCTTCCCCGAGGTGCAGCAGGCCACGCTGTCGAACGGCCTGAAGGTGCTGCTCGTCGAGCGTCACGCCGTGCCGGTGGTCAACTTCCAGCTTATCCTGGACGCCGGCTATGCCGCCGACCAGTTCGCGCAGCCGGGCACGGCCACGCTCGCCATGAACATGCTCGACGAAGGCACCACCAGCCGCACCGCGCTGGAGATCAGCGACGAACTGGATCGCCTGGGCGCCCGGCTGGGTACCGACTCGGACCTGGACGTCTCGACCGTCTACTTCTCGGCGCTTCGGGATAAGCTGGATCCGTCGCTGGAGCTGTTCGCCGACGTCGTGCTGCACCCGGCCTTCCCGGAGGCCGACTTCCAGCGGCTCAAGCAGCAGCAGCTCGTGGCCATCCAGCGCGAGCAGGTCTCGCCCGTGCAGATGGCGCTCCGCGTTTTCCCGCGCCTGCTCTACGGCGAGGGGCACGCCTAC contains these protein-coding regions:
- a CDS encoding glycosyl hydrolase family 95 catalytic domain-containing protein — its product is MDRRDFMKGMGLALAAGPYWLRRALAQPSASSSPFVEARIPERGMYSLQPAARWEEALVAGNGTLGILVYGDPLNERIIFNHELLYEPLRDERVPPPNLAPYLPRIRALMLEGRYREAVAYSLEMAQREGWPGLLWTDPYHPAFALVLEMPTETPTEYLRRTAFDTGEIGVFWRTATDTYTRRAFVSRTDGVVVLELSAEAGPLPDLTLHLEVQDVRPPEQREGYHPPEITAAPGWLSYRCAYVHTRRGYEGLVRVEAEGGTQTVRDGRLHVRGARRVLLLARVWTLDDVAASRLAEEQAALAAFPADYDLLFAPHAAAHGALFRRMKLDLEAGDDRRKSSETLLAEQQTHETILPALLEKLFDMGRYVLISSCGHWPPNLVALWTGEWRPPWSGDFTLDANLNLQMAAASIGAVPEAVASLTRLLEGLLDDWRDNARRLYGCEGVLSGSRTDGRCGWHTHFNADYPLHFWTAGAGWLAQPLHEYAEVYGDEAFVREHLIPYLREVARFYETFLTVTDAEGHVVFVPSYSPENRPGNLDTPGSINATMDIAVCREVLSTLIALCEARGLEADSLPRWKALLDRLPPYLINEDGALKEWAHPDLADNYDHRHLSHLYPVWPGHEITPEATPELFEAARRAAYLRGHENDSAHGLVHLALIGARLKDPELAYRSLRDLIRNGYLLPSLFSLHYPGNVYNADLINSLPAIVIEMLLYSRPGLLELLPAVDERLPRGTLHGARARGRLRVERLRWDLPARHVELALVSDTDRTLTLRVRRGIAELQAIEGPTPERTSATDATLQLAARTPATLQIRLAG
- a CDS encoding TolB family protein, which produces MKKLRWKWSSLWMAGLLLAACSLFEPEKKTRFDYGGDPLPGTENLYNLRLSPDGEWVALIRAYTPERLDPPNQLWLVHRDGRKMRFLGPSIGSADWSPDGKRLALTYEPGLCCDVHVVTLDLESGQVVVWTGADTLLLSHPTASFPHWFQDGQRLLVSVIGKAYGQLYETGIYVLNLVHRQVEGPLVKSMVGAQLGGRDRFAVGIMPQPQGRVYRENAVRYEFATGALTVLTDFGPEEAYRFAVSPSPVEDLIVLERRVEGVPQLFLMDGKGRILRQLTERGGHNPRWSYDGRAVLFLRDVEAGPGARNVPFVYWLDEDREEPLWPMLPDSVPAFPVLDTLLAGCMLCGKLP
- a CDS encoding potassium channel beta subunit family protein codes for the protein MEYRHLGRSGLKVSALSYGAWVTFGDQIDEGLAEECMHAAYEAGVNFFDNAEAYAGGKAEIMMGNILKRSGWKRSDLVISTKIFWGGKGPNDVGLSRKHIIEGTKAALERLQLDYVDLIFCHRPDPETPIEETVWAMNYVLDQGWAFYWGTSEWSAEQIRYAYEFARREHLIPPTMEQPQYNMFHRVRVEREYAPLYRDYELGLTTWSPLASGILTGKYNEGIPEGSRMSLPGYEWLRKRLESEEGRRQIEKVRRLMPIAEELGCTMAQLAIAWCLKNPNVSTVITGASRPEQVRENMKALEVARRLTPEVMERIEAILENRPEPEINWRER
- a CDS encoding M16 family metallopeptidase — translated: MNLLRRLSAGLLLLLCTMPALAQTEEATDLPVEIPYEKFVLDNGLTLIVSPDHKAPIVAVNIWYHVGSKNEKPGRTGFAHLFEHLMFNGSEHFNDDWFQALERVGATDLNGTTNRDRTNYFQTVPVNALDLVLWLESDRMGHLLGAIDQAKLDEQRGVVQNEKRQGENQPYGKVWNIIAEHTYPEGHPYSWPVIGYMEDLDAATLEDVHEWFKTYYGPNNATIVIAGDIDPQTALEKVKKYFGSIPPGPPLAKPKAWVAKRTGEQRMTMEDRVPQARLYKVWNVPEWGHPERDYLDLAADVLASGKTSRLYRRLVYTDQIATDVNAFVYTGEIGSQFMIIATARPGVPLEKVEQAVDEELARFLQEGPTADELERVKADFIAGFIRGVERIGGFGGKSDILAQYEVYGGDPGLYKVTLRRMQQATPAQVLEAARKWLSDGVFVLEVHPYPKLQASGEDVDRSQLPPVGTPPEVSFPEVQQATLSNGLKVLLVERHAVPVVNFQLILDAGYAADQFAQPGTATLAMNMLDEGTTSRTALEISDELDRLGARLGTDSDLDVSTVYFSALRDKLDPSLELFADVVLHPAFPEADFQRLKQQQLVAIQREQVSPVQMALRVFPRLLYGEGHAYGLPLTGSGTIESVQQITRDDLVRFHQTWFKPNHATLVVVGDITMDELLPKLERLLAEWNPGDVPQKNIQDVPQKDRSVVYLIDRPGSEQSIIFAGHVAPPEANPRELAIKAMNTVLGGAFTSRINMNLREDKHWSYGARSMLMSARGPRPFIVYAPVQTDKTAPAMLEIKKELDGIVNGQKPVTPEELDKVQRNLTLRLPGRWETANAILDDLSYVVQFGWPLDYWRTYPDAVRALTLEDVNAAAREVLHPDRLVWVVVGDRSRIEDEIRQLELGPVYLIDTEGNLLASLSE